A genomic window from Quercus lobata isolate SW786 chromosome 10, ValleyOak3.0 Primary Assembly, whole genome shotgun sequence includes:
- the LOC115965970 gene encoding C2 and GRAM domain-containing protein At5g50170-like yields MRLYVYVLEAKDLSVKDSYVKLQVEKHKSKTRILRNTMMPVWNEEFVFRVHDMDEELVVSLFHHDDEPRVLHGSRDLMGRVRIPVWSIAAEENHTLLPTWFPLERPKAGKFINEDYGKILLTFSLHGKGHDSLTKQPHYVHSNVKIEEPKELEGPHISSQDIVGSKAPRRKMAEGKILMKAVASRLERLFNKNEESPRNGDSMETSSTLSDYEDCMEEHPSTFSFEEGIDTMQSRNNGQEMPENLQGGILLGQIYAVPPYDLNAFLFVPDSQFRKELAELQGTIDVQEGCWIWKSGETSCLTRNVSYIKAASKLVKAVKATEEQTYIRAGGGEFAVLVSVSTPDIPYGNTFKVELLYKIMSGPALSSGEESSHLIVSWGINFLQNTMMRGMIEGGARQGLKESFEQFANLLAQNFKTLDSMNLSNKDDVLATLQTEHQSDWNLATEYFWNFTVVATIVMVLYVLVHILLSEPKKIQGLEFNGIDLPDSIEELITCGFLFIQFERVYNMISLFIQARFQRGSDHGVKSKGDGWVLTIALIEGINLASLESTEFCNPYVVFTCNGKTRTSSVQLQPREPQWNEILEFDAMEEPPSVLDVEVFDFDCPFDQTPSLGHAEINFVKHTSTELADMWVPLDGMFAQSSQSKLHLRIFLDNNNGVETIRVYLTKMEKEVGKKLNLRSPHKNSTFQKLFGLPPEEFLISDYACSLKRKMHLQLLDIFTMGVRVCLRNGL; encoded by the exons atGAGGCTATATGTGTACGTGTTGGAGGCCAAGGACTTGAGTGTGAAGGACTCGTACGTGAAGCTTCAGGTTGAGAAGCACAAGTCCAAGACTAGGATTTTGAGGAACACCATGATGCCAGTTTGGAATGAAGAGTTTGTGTTCAGAGTCCATGACATGGATGAAGAGCTTGTTGTGTCTTTGTTTCACCATGATGATGAGCCTAGAGTGCTCCATGGCTCAAGGGATTTgatgggtcgggttcgaattcCTGTCTGGTCCATTGCTGCTGAGGAAAATCATACCTTGCTGCCTACATGGTTTCCGCTTGAAAGGCCTAAGGCTGGGAAATTTATTAATGAAGATTATG GGAAAATTCTTCTAACCTTTTCTCTTCATGGAAAAGGCCATGATTCTTTGACCAAGCAACCCCATTATGTGCATTCGAATGTCAAAATTGAGGAGCCTAAAGAATTGGAAGGTCCTCATATATCAAGTCAGGACATAGTTGGCTCAAAAGCTCCGAGACGAAAGATGGCAGaagggaaaattttgatgaagGCAGTTGCTAGCCGTCTAGAGAGGCTATTCAATAAGAATGAAGAATCCCCAAGAAATGGTGATTCTATGGAGACGTCCAGTACATTATCTGATTATGAGGATTGCATGGAAGAACATCCCTCTACTTTTAGTTTTGAAGAGGGAATTGATACAATGCAGTCAAGAAACAATGGACAAGAAATGCCTGAAAACCTGCAGGGCGGCATTCTTCTAGGTCAGATATATGCAGTACCACCCTATGATCTTAATGCATTTCTTTTTGTTCCCGATTCACAGTTTAGAAAAGAATTAGCTGAACTACAGGGAACAATAGATGTGCAAGAGGGGTGTTGGATTTGGAAATCAGGAGAAACATCATGTCTGACAAGAAATGTTTCCTACATAAAAGCTGCATCAAAGTTAGTCAAGGCTGTTAAGGCTACAGAGGAGCAAACCTATATAAGAGCAGGTGGAGGGGAATTTGCTGTATTAGTAAGTGTAAGTACACCTGACATTCCATATGGGAATACATTCAAGGTGGAATTGCTTTACAAGATAATGTCTGGACCAGCTTTATCCTCAGGAGAAGAATCCTCCCATCTTATTGTGTCTTGGGGCATCAACTTTCTCCAAAACACAATGATGAGAGGTATGATTGAAGGAGGAGCTCGGCAGGGACTGAAAGAGAGCTTTGAGCAGTTTGCAAACTTGCTTGCTCAGAATTTTAAAACGTTGGATTCCATGAACTTATCCAACAAGGATGATGTGCTGGCAACTTTGCAAACAGAACATCAATCAGACTGGAATTTGGCAACTGAATACTTCTGGAATTTCACTGTTGTTGCAACCATTGTTATGGTATTGTATGTTCTAGTGCATATTCTACTTTCTGAGCCCAAGAAAATACAAGGCTTGGAATTTAACGGAATTGATTTGCCAGACAGCATTGAGGAGCTTATTACCTGTGGATTCTTATTCATTCAGTTCGAGCGAGTTTATAACATGATCTCACTCTTCATACAAGCTAGGTTTCAGAGAG GAAGTGATCATGGAGTTAAATCAAAAGGTGATGGTTGGGTTCTTACCATAGCTTTAATTGAAGGGATCAACTTAGCATCCTTGGAATCAACAGAGTTTTGCAATCCCTATGTGGTTTTCACCTGCAATGGTAAAACAAGAACAAGCTCTGTCCAGCTCCAACCTCGCGAGCCTCAATGGAATG AGATACTTGAGTTTGATGCTATGGAAGAGCCGCCATCAGTTTTAGATGTGgaagtttttgattttgattgtcCCTTTGACCAAACCCCCTCACTTGGGCATGCTGAGATCAATTTTGTAAAACACACATCTACTGAACTCGCGGACATGTGGGTGCCCCTTGATGGAATGTTTGCTCAGTCTTCTCAGTCAAAATTGCACTTGAGAATTTTTTTGGACAATAACAATGGAGTTGAAACAATTAGGGTGTATTTGACCAAGATGGAAAAGGAAGTTGGGAAGAAG TTGAATCTACGATCACCTCACAAGAATTCAACATTCCAGAAACTGTTCGGCTTGCCACCAGAAGAGTTTCTCATCAGTGACTATGCATGCTCCCTGAAGAGAAAAATGCATCTACAGTTACTAGATATATTCACCATGGGAGTACGTGTCTGTTTAAGGAATGGTCTTTAA